TTTCTCATGGAATAAAAAGCATTGGTATTAAAAATGAAAATTATATTACAGTTAAGGGTCTTAGCGAAAGAGAAATTTTATCAACATCTTCTAGTTGGGAGTTTAGGTATAGTTTGACTGGCAATACCGTTAATGATATTAATAAAGCAAATAATTTAAGTTTGTCTAGAATTAGAAACTTTTTTTTGAAACATGGATTTAGCGAAGATAATATAAAAATGGGATTTATGGAATTTAATGAAGAGAATTATAAAGAATCTCTTTATAAGTATAGAGCAGATATATCCTTAAGCGTTCATACAAAGAATATTAAGAAAATGGAAGCAGCAGAAAAAAACATTGCTGATCTTTATAATCAAGGTATATTGATTAATAATAGTGGAGGCCCAAGATATTACTTTGATAATATTAATGATATAAAACCCGAAATGTTAGCAGATTCAATTAGAAATGCTAAATTAGCAGCTCTGGAATTTGCAAAACATTCAAATTCAAAATTGGGAAAAATTAAAAATGCAAATCAAGGATATTTTGAATTTCTTCCCATTGATAGAAGTTTAGGCGCCCAAGAGCGTTATCCAAAAAAAATATTAAGGATAGTAACGACTGTTTCTTATTATTTGGATTAATAGTTAGGAAACTATTAATTTTAAAGATTATAGAAATAATTTTTAGCTTCATCATTTAGGGGCATCTTTTTGGATGATAATTGCTGTGTTGTTTAATATAAAATGATCTGCAAGATTAGCTTTTGGATGCTCTCCTACTTTTTAATTTCTTTTATGCCATTTGAACTTAAGTATCAAGCTTCCAATTAAATTTATAAGTCTTTGGTTAGTTTAAAAGGGAACTTTAAAAGAGTTTAAATAATATATTAATTTATATAATTTTAATATATTCAATGATTATTAATAAATTATTTTAGACTTCTTCACAAAAAGAGTGAATGCAACTATATGTTTTCATGTTTTGCTATATATAAAGATAAAAGCTATGAAATTACATTAAATCCAGAGCTATTAATCTAATAATTGTGCAAGGCCCCCTATCAAACGATAAATCAAAGCCTCCTATTCATGAATAATAAACACTTGTGTGAAATTTTAATAAATAGATTTTTTCTTGATAGGTCACTTAAATCACTTTAAGAAGCAAAATAAAAGATAATAATGGGAAACAATACAAATGCTGCAGAAGTTAGTGATATTGGAAATGATTTAGAAGGGTTAAAAAGTTATTTAAATTAATTTTTTAATAAAATAAATCAAGAAGATATTATTAAAATATAATTATAAGAGCAGATGCTTTCTAAAAAGATACATTTATAAAAACTCCTTTTATAAAGAACCAATAATCTTTACTAAATTATTTTTTTGTTTTGCATTTGTAATACAGAAAGAACTACAAAATATCCCTAATATAACTTATCTATGGGTTTCTAGATAGACTAGAAGCCCTTTGTTTCTAATATCTTTAAC
This genomic stretch from Borrelia maritima harbors:
- a CDS encoding SIMPL domain-containing protein (The SIMPL domain is named for its presence in mouse protein SIMPL (signalling molecule that associates with mouse pelle-like kinase). Bacterial member BP26, from Brucella, was shown to assemble into a channel-like structure, while YggE from E. coli has been associated with resistance to oxidative stress.); this translates as MLRRKEIYFLLFSLLLFISSIIISHGIKSIGIKNENYITVKGLSEREILSTSSSWEFRYSLTGNTVNDINKANNLSLSRIRNFFLKHGFSEDNIKMGFMEFNEENYKESLYKYRADISLSVHTKNIKKMEAAEKNIADLYNQGILINNSGGPRYYFDNINDIKPEMLADSIRNAKLAALEFAKHSNSKLGKIKNANQGYFEFLPIDRSLGAQERYPKKILRIVTTVSYYLD